A region of Lycium barbarum isolate Lr01 chromosome 1, ASM1917538v2, whole genome shotgun sequence DNA encodes the following proteins:
- the LOC132611264 gene encoding uncharacterized protein LOC132611264 yields MLSKVLRKVEPINSIVKEAKDDMKNMRYGMRNMGKIVCSHSTYIKKLESQLSQILATINQRQKGTLPSDTVTNPKNDGEHACKAIATRSGKVLGEEKLVKEDIVVDDETLIVELIIVEEENTPNKKRVSVEKLVVIEGVPANEEIMEVLTPIPKPPLPFPQGLEKKTNDGKIIKFIEKLMQLSINIPLVEALKQMPGYAKFVKDLVTKKRQASFEMMDVTHNCSSIITKALV; encoded by the coding sequence ATGCTATCAAAGGTTTTGAGGAAAGTTGAGCCAATCAATTCTATTGTCAAAGAGGCGAAAGATGACATGAAAAACATGAGATATGGTATGAGGAACATGGGGAAAATTGTGTGCTCTCACTCAACTTATATTAAAAAATTAGAGTCCCAACTTAGCCAAATTTTGGCTACCATAAACCAAAGGCAAAAAGGTACACTTCCTAGTGATACAGTGACGAACCCAAAGAATGATGGTGAACATGCTTGCAAGGCAATCGCTACTAGGAGTGGCAAAGTACTTGGGGAAGAAAAGTTGGTGAAAGAAGATATAGTGGTTGATGATGAGACACTTATAGTGGAACTCATTATTGTAGAAGAAGAGAACACTCCTAATAAGAAGCGGGTTAGTGTTGAAAAGCTCGTTGTCATTGAAGGTGTGCCCGCAAATGAAGAGATTATGGAAGTGTTAACACCCATCCCAAAACCTCCACTGCCATTTCCTCAAGGGTTAGAAAAGAAAACGAATGATGGGAAAATCATTAAGTTCATTGAAAAATTGATGCAACTCTCAATCAACATCCCATTGGTAGAAGCCCTTAAGCAAATGCCGGGCTATGCAAAATTTGTGAAAGATCTTGTTACCAAAAAGAGACAAGCTAGCTTTGAGATGATGGATGTTACACATAATTGTAGTTCCATTATCACTAAGGCTTTGGTTTAA